A genomic window from Prochlorococcus sp. RS04 includes:
- the yidD gene encoding membrane protein insertion efficiency factor YidD yields the protein MFKTINKSITSILLFMISFYQKWFSPFFGPRCRFIPSCSSYGYEAITRHGPWKGGWLTLKRLSRCHPLTPCGCDPVPD from the coding sequence GTGTTCAAAACTATTAATAAATCAATTACTTCTATACTTCTTTTTATGATTTCGTTTTATCAAAAGTGGTTTTCTCCTTTTTTTGGACCAAGATGCAGATTTATTCCAAGTTGCAGCTCTTATGGATATGAGGCAATTACTAGACATGGTCCTTGGAAGGGAGGGTGGTTAACTTTAAAAAGATTAAGCAGATGTCATCCTTTAACTCCCTGTGGATGTGACCCTGTGCCTGACTAA
- the rpsD gene encoding 30S ribosomal protein S4, with the protein MSRYRGPRLRVTRRLGELPGLTRKASKKSNPPGQHGQARRKRSEYAIRLEEKQKLRFNYGVSEKQLVRYVKKARAQEGSTGTNLLRLLENRLDNVCFRLGFGGTIPGSRQLVNHGHVTVNGKVLDIAGYQCKSGDVIGIKENKASKKLVEGNIEFPGLANVPPHLDLDKPKLTGKINGKCDREWVALEINELLVVEYYSRKV; encoded by the coding sequence ATGTCAAGATACCGCGGCCCCAGATTAAGGGTTACGCGTCGCTTGGGAGAACTACCAGGTCTCACTAGGAAAGCTTCAAAGAAGTCTAATCCTCCAGGTCAGCACGGCCAAGCCCGTCGCAAGCGATCAGAATATGCAATTCGTCTAGAAGAAAAGCAGAAACTTAGGTTTAATTATGGAGTTTCTGAAAAACAACTAGTACGTTATGTGAAAAAAGCTAGAGCTCAAGAAGGGTCTACAGGTACTAACCTACTAAGACTTTTAGAAAACAGACTTGATAATGTTTGTTTTAGATTGGGTTTTGGAGGTACCATTCCAGGCTCAAGACAGTTAGTAAACCATGGCCATGTAACCGTTAATGGAAAGGTTCTTGATATTGCTGGTTATCAATGCAAATCAGGCGATGTAATCGGAATTAAAGAAAACAAAGCAAGCAAAAAACTTGTAGAAGGTAATATAGAATTCCCTGGCTTAGCAAATGTCCCACCTCATCTTGATTTAGACAAGCCTAAATTAACGGGAAAAATAAATGGGAAATGCGATAGAGAGTGGGTGGCTCTTGAAATAAACGAACTACTAGTTGTTGAATATTATTCAAGAAAAGTTTAA
- a CDS encoding trans-sulfuration enzyme family protein: MGNKENNIKKPGFKTLSIHHGETFAEETGCVMPPIFSTSTFKHGNKDNFDYTRSGNPNFRILENILKSIEDSKYCTVFGSGISAITAISSTLKSGDKILCESNLYGCTVRMFEKVFKKFGLEVLYTDFTNENNVKKISNFEPTLIWLESPTNPLLKILDIKAICDEANKLEIPVVVDNTFSTALIQKPLDLGATLSVVSTTKFINGHSDALGGAVLTNNEEWNNKMLFSQKALGLQPSPFDSWLITRGVKTLPLRIEQQTKSAEFISEELGNHKIISKVIYPFNQEHPQFNLAKSQMKSGGSMITLKLNLNKEDTFKFCKSLKYFSLAESLGGVESLICHPATMTHASVDDKTKNLLGIDDALVRLSIGCEDTNDLIPDILFALNKF; encoded by the coding sequence ATGGGAAATAAGGAAAATAATATAAAAAAGCCAGGTTTTAAGACCTTATCTATTCACCATGGGGAAACATTTGCTGAAGAAACTGGATGCGTTATGCCTCCTATTTTTTCTACATCTACTTTCAAACATGGAAATAAAGATAATTTCGACTACACCAGATCAGGCAATCCAAACTTTAGAATTCTAGAAAACATCCTTAAATCAATAGAAGATTCTAAATACTGTACAGTTTTTGGATCTGGAATTAGCGCGATAACTGCAATTTCATCAACACTGAAATCAGGTGACAAAATACTCTGCGAGTCAAATCTCTATGGTTGTACAGTGAGGATGTTCGAAAAAGTTTTCAAGAAATTTGGACTAGAAGTTTTATACACAGATTTTACAAACGAAAATAATGTCAAAAAGATTTCAAACTTCGAGCCAACCTTGATATGGCTAGAAAGTCCAACTAATCCACTTTTGAAAATACTCGATATTAAGGCGATTTGTGATGAAGCGAATAAACTCGAAATACCAGTAGTTGTAGACAACACATTTTCTACAGCGCTTATTCAAAAACCATTGGACCTTGGTGCAACACTATCGGTTGTAAGCACGACAAAATTCATTAATGGACATAGTGACGCACTTGGCGGAGCAGTACTTACAAATAATGAGGAATGGAATAATAAGATGCTTTTCTCCCAAAAAGCTCTCGGGCTTCAACCATCTCCTTTTGATAGTTGGCTCATTACGAGAGGAGTAAAAACTCTTCCTTTAAGAATCGAACAACAAACTAAAAGTGCAGAATTTATTTCTGAAGAATTAGGTAATCATAAAATTATTAGTAAAGTAATTTACCCTTTTAATCAAGAACATCCCCAATTTAATTTAGCAAAATCGCAAATGAAATCTGGAGGTTCAATGATCACCCTAAAATTAAATTTAAATAAAGAGGATACTTTTAAATTTTGCAAATCTCTCAAATATTTTTCTCTAGCAGAAAGCCTTGGAGGAGTTGAAAGTTTAATTTGTCACCCTGCAACGATGACTCATGCTTCTGTTGATGACAAAACAAAAAATCTACTAGGGATAGATGATGCTCTTGTCAGATTATCAATTGGATGTGAAGATACAAACGATTTAATCCCGGACATTTTATTTGCTTTAAATAAATTCTGA
- a CDS encoding PLP-dependent transferase: MRDLLKKPIWKNLELGYAIPDSIHAVSVALPTWNDVINYEEKDQECMNLLKSIYPRFGLNPIVKRLCEKVKKQNYYNNKSIWPYPNERIAFKAKKYIDRNTSEQFSLIEKRNNLAFLITEKEGSIYAKYFWQHTGLGLSSRAAAIELGLENCPPKSYVNECSQRIKNRISKSTKIDSNDIHLTSSGMSALHTSLEIIYKLFPAKPTLQVGFPYVDVLKLPMKIFHGAKLITEENCQDIELEIKRINPSALIIELPSNPMLKCVNIKKISKIAKKLNIPLIVDDTIGSNLNINSIEHADIVFTSLTKIFSGSGDILAGSLILNPKSKWIDQFRNALNEINIPILSDGDIVYLEKVSRDVNQRVFEQNKACLELKKRLETHSEIKNIFHPENCPNFNSLLTSNGGYGCLLSFELNGGLNKAKKFYDSLKVSKGPSLGTKFTLVCPYVLLAHYDELDWAKSFGIPSHLIRVSVGLEDQDQLWKTFSEALNNF; the protein is encoded by the coding sequence TTGAGAGATTTACTTAAAAAACCTATATGGAAAAATTTAGAGTTGGGATATGCAATTCCTGATAGTATTCATGCTGTTTCTGTAGCATTACCAACTTGGAATGATGTAATAAATTACGAGGAAAAAGATCAAGAATGTATGAATTTATTGAAGTCCATTTACCCACGATTCGGGCTAAACCCCATAGTGAAAAGATTATGCGAAAAAGTAAAAAAACAAAATTACTACAACAATAAAAGTATCTGGCCATATCCGAATGAAAGAATAGCTTTTAAAGCTAAAAAATACATTGATAGAAATACTTCTGAACAATTCTCGTTAATAGAAAAAAGAAATAATTTAGCTTTCTTAATAACTGAAAAAGAAGGAAGTATATATGCAAAATATTTTTGGCAACATACTGGTCTTGGTCTATCTTCAAGAGCTGCCGCTATAGAACTAGGTCTTGAAAATTGCCCTCCAAAATCTTACGTAAATGAATGTTCTCAAAGAATAAAAAATAGAATTTCTAAATCTACAAAAATTGACTCTAATGATATTCACTTAACTTCATCTGGAATGTCTGCATTGCATACATCGTTAGAAATCATATATAAATTATTTCCAGCTAAACCAACACTCCAAGTTGGTTTTCCATATGTAGATGTACTTAAATTACCAATGAAAATCTTTCACGGAGCAAAGTTAATTACAGAAGAAAATTGCCAGGATATTGAATTAGAAATCAAAAGAATAAATCCATCAGCATTAATTATTGAACTTCCAAGTAATCCAATGCTCAAATGTGTAAACATTAAAAAAATTTCAAAAATTGCAAAAAAGCTAAATATTCCGTTAATTGTTGACGATACAATTGGTTCGAATTTAAATATAAATTCCATAGAACATGCAGATATAGTTTTTACTTCACTTACAAAAATTTTTTCAGGTAGTGGTGATATTCTTGCCGGATCATTAATACTAAATCCAAAAAGTAAATGGATTGATCAGTTTAGAAATGCATTAAACGAGATTAATATTCCAATACTTTCCGATGGAGATATAGTTTATCTAGAGAAAGTTAGTAGAGATGTAAATCAAAGAGTTTTTGAACAAAATAAAGCATGTTTAGAATTAAAAAAAAGATTAGAGACTCATAGCGAGATTAAAAATATTTTCCATCCTGAAAATTGTCCAAATTTTAATTCTTTACTTACTTCTAATGGGGGATACGGCTGCTTATTATCGTTTGAATTAAATGGAGGATTGAACAAAGCTAAAAAATTTTATGATTCTCTAAAAGTATCTAAAGGACCTAGTTTAGGTACAAAATTTACTCTAGTTTGTCCTTATGTTTTACTAGCTCATTATGACGAGTTGGATTGGGCTAAAAGTTTTGGTATACCCTCGCACCTTATTAGAGTATCAGTTGGATTAGAAGACCAAGATCAATTATGGAAAACCTTTTCTGAAGCACTAAATAATTTCTAA
- the cysK gene encoding cysteine synthase A, whose amino-acid sequence MAKIYEDNSFAIGNTPLVKLKSVTKNAKATVLAKIEGRNPAYSVKCRIGANMIWDAEKSGKLTKDKTIVEPTSGNTGIALAFTASARGYKLILTMPESMSIERRRVMAVLGAEIVLTEASKGMPGAIAKAKEIAESNPSQYFMPGQFDNPANPEIHFKTTGPEIWDDCDGEIDVLVAGVGTGGTITGVSRYIKQEKGKNITSVAVEPSHSPVITQTMNGEEVKSGPHKIQGIGAGFIPKNLDLSIVDKVEQVTNDESIEMALRLAKEEGLLVGISCGAAAAAAVRLAEQDEYAGKTIVVVLPDLAERYLSSIMFTEVPSGIIQEPVKA is encoded by the coding sequence ATGGCAAAAATTTATGAGGACAACAGTTTTGCTATTGGAAACACTCCATTAGTAAAATTAAAATCAGTTACTAAAAACGCGAAAGCTACAGTACTTGCAAAAATTGAAGGTAGAAACCCCGCTTATAGTGTCAAATGTAGGATTGGCGCAAACATGATCTGGGATGCCGAGAAAAGTGGGAAACTTACAAAAGACAAAACTATTGTTGAGCCAACTTCTGGAAATACAGGAATTGCTCTAGCTTTCACTGCTTCAGCAAGAGGTTATAAACTGATCCTTACAATGCCAGAATCCATGTCAATTGAAAGAAGAAGGGTTATGGCAGTGTTGGGTGCTGAAATCGTTTTAACAGAGGCATCTAAAGGTATGCCTGGAGCAATAGCTAAGGCTAAAGAAATTGCAGAAAGTAATCCTTCTCAATATTTCATGCCAGGTCAATTTGATAATCCAGCAAACCCTGAAATTCATTTCAAAACTACTGGACCAGAAATCTGGGATGATTGCGATGGTGAAATTGATGTCCTAGTTGCAGGGGTTGGAACTGGCGGCACAATTACAGGAGTTTCAAGATACATTAAGCAAGAGAAGGGTAAGAATATTACTTCTGTAGCCGTAGAACCATCACATAGTCCTGTTATTACACAGACAATGAATGGAGAAGAGGTTAAATCCGGACCCCATAAAATCCAAGGAATTGGAGCAGGATTTATTCCTAAGAACCTTGACTTATCAATTGTTGATAAGGTCGAACAAGTAACAAATGACGAATCAATTGAGATGGCTCTTAGGTTAGCTAAAGAGGAAGGTCTATTAGTAGGAATATCTTGTGGGGCTGCCGCTGCTGCTGCTGTTAGATTAGCTGAACAAGATGAATATGCTGGGAAGACAATTGTAGTTGTTCTACCTGATTTAGCGGAGAGGTATTTATCATCAATTATGTTTACTGAAGTTCCAAGCGGAATCATTCAAGAACCAGTCAAAGCCTAA
- the queA gene encoding tRNA preQ1(34) S-adenosylmethionine ribosyltransferase-isomerase QueA, with protein sequence MISQINNEERDYKLEAYDYLLDPSLIASKPSAIRHESRLMIVRNSFLEVDCLTNKFTKNLLDEFREGDLVIVNNTKVMKARLKVELENKTLVELLVLERSHECVWLCLAKPAKKLKINRKLKLKSPLAQDINLIVDGVDEETGGRYIKFPENTTCLNSMNELLDKYGEIPLPPYIKNSEEESFHEKSYQTEYATNPGAVAAPTAGLHLSKSLISNLKKKGVIILPITLHVGYGTFKPIDQEDLSNLKLHKEWVSVNKEVVEEIKRIKKTDRKIIAIGTTSVRALESCYSHEINDFIPIAKYVDLVIKPGYKFKVVDGLLTNFHLPKSSLLLLVSAMIGRERLLKLYKKAIKEKFRFFSYGDAMYISPDSLLDKK encoded by the coding sequence TTGATTTCTCAAATTAATAATGAAGAAAGAGATTATAAGCTTGAAGCTTATGATTATTTACTTGATCCTTCATTAATTGCTAGTAAACCTTCTGCAATTAGGCATGAATCAAGATTGATGATAGTTAGAAATAGTTTTTTAGAAGTAGACTGTTTAACTAATAAATTTACCAAGAATCTTTTAGATGAATTTAGAGAAGGGGATCTTGTAATTGTAAATAATACTAAAGTTATGAAAGCTAGGTTAAAGGTTGAATTAGAAAATAAGACATTAGTCGAATTATTAGTTTTAGAAAGATCCCATGAATGTGTTTGGTTATGTTTGGCAAAGCCAGCAAAAAAGTTAAAAATAAATAGAAAATTAAAATTAAAATCTCCATTAGCACAAGATATTAATTTGATTGTTGATGGAGTTGATGAAGAAACTGGAGGGAGATATATTAAATTTCCGGAAAATACAACTTGTCTCAATTCAATGAATGAACTTCTTGATAAATACGGGGAAATCCCTCTTCCTCCTTATATAAAGAATTCCGAAGAAGAATCTTTTCATGAGAAAAGTTATCAAACTGAGTATGCAACAAATCCGGGGGCAGTTGCTGCACCAACAGCTGGTTTACACTTAAGCAAAAGTCTTATTTCCAATCTAAAAAAAAAAGGCGTAATAATCTTACCGATAACTTTGCATGTGGGTTATGGAACATTCAAACCAATTGATCAAGAAGATTTAAGTAACTTAAAACTTCACAAAGAATGGGTAAGTGTTAATAAGGAAGTAGTGGAGGAAATAAAAAGAATAAAGAAAACAGATAGAAAAATAATTGCTATTGGTACAACTAGCGTAAGAGCTCTTGAAAGTTGTTATTCGCACGAAATTAATGACTTTATTCCCATAGCTAAATACGTAGATTTAGTAATTAAGCCAGGTTATAAATTTAAGGTAGTTGATGGATTATTAACTAATTTTCATCTGCCTAAAAGTTCATTATTACTTTTAGTAAGTGCAATGATTGGTAGAGAAAGATTATTAAAACTGTATAAGAAAGCCATAAAAGAAAAATTTAGATTCTTCTCTTATGGCGATGCTATGTATATTTCACCAGATTCACTACTGGATAAAAAATAG
- a CDS encoding dihydrolipoamide acetyltransferase family protein — MAHEIFMPALSSTMTEGKIVEWLKNPGDKVERGESVLVVESDKADMDVESFQDGYLAAVLMPAGSTAPVGETIGLIVENEDEIASVQEQNKGKQPEVSSSDQLELVSNKTEEKPVIQSKIVEKQEKEVLLMSEKAASSFNSDQINAATSNVSSRVIASPRAKKLASQMGVDLAKVHGSGPHGRIQADDILKANGQPVSIPWIGEGGSPASIPGANLGVESKPETSGNSFGNPGETVQFNTLQKAVNKNMESSLDMPCFRVGYSINTDKLDNFYKKVKQNGVTMTALLVKAVAKTLKKHPQVNSSFSENGISYPENINIAVAVAMEDGGLITPVLKEPCNTDLFELSREWKDLVKRSRSKQLEPDEYSTGTFTLSNLGMFGVDRFDAILPPGTGAILAIASSKPTVVANSDGSISVKKIMQVNLTADHRVIYGADGASFLKDLASLIEDEPETLVS, encoded by the coding sequence ATGGCTCACGAAATATTCATGCCTGCCTTGAGTTCTACTATGACAGAGGGCAAGATTGTGGAATGGTTGAAAAATCCAGGAGATAAAGTTGAAAGAGGTGAATCTGTCTTGGTTGTTGAATCTGACAAGGCAGATATGGATGTTGAATCTTTTCAAGATGGATATCTTGCAGCTGTTTTAATGCCTGCTGGCAGCACTGCACCAGTAGGAGAGACTATCGGTCTTATTGTAGAAAATGAGGATGAGATAGCTTCTGTTCAAGAACAAAATAAAGGAAAACAACCCGAAGTTTCTAGTTCGGATCAACTTGAATTGGTAAGCAATAAAACGGAAGAAAAACCTGTAATTCAAAGTAAAATTGTTGAAAAACAAGAAAAAGAAGTCTTATTAATGAGTGAAAAGGCAGCCTCATCTTTTAATAGTGATCAAATAAATGCTGCTACGAGTAATGTTTCTTCGAGGGTGATTGCATCTCCAAGAGCTAAAAAACTTGCCTCTCAAATGGGCGTTGATTTAGCAAAGGTTCATGGATCCGGACCTCACGGAAGGATTCAAGCCGATGATATTTTAAAAGCTAATGGCCAACCAGTCTCTATACCATGGATAGGTGAAGGAGGTTCTCCTGCAAGTATACCTGGTGCAAATTTGGGAGTTGAAAGTAAGCCAGAAACTTCAGGAAATAGTTTTGGTAATCCCGGAGAAACAGTTCAATTTAATACTCTTCAGAAAGCGGTAAATAAAAATATGGAATCTAGTTTAGATATGCCATGTTTTAGGGTGGGTTATTCCATTAACACAGATAAATTAGATAATTTCTATAAAAAAGTAAAACAGAACGGAGTTACCATGACTGCTTTACTAGTAAAGGCAGTTGCAAAGACACTAAAGAAACATCCTCAAGTTAACTCAAGTTTTTCAGAGAATGGAATTTCTTATCCAGAAAATATAAATATTGCTGTTGCTGTTGCGATGGAAGATGGTGGACTAATAACTCCAGTTCTAAAAGAACCATGCAATACTGATTTATTTGAATTGTCTAGGGAATGGAAAGATCTCGTAAAAAGATCAAGATCAAAACAATTAGAACCTGATGAATACTCAACGGGAACCTTCACTTTATCTAACCTAGGGATGTTTGGAGTTGATAGATTTGACGCAATTCTTCCTCCAGGTACCGGTGCTATTTTAGCCATAGCATCATCGAAACCAACCGTTGTTGCTAATAGTGATGGTTCAATATCTGTTAAAAAAATAATGCAAGTAAATCTAACAGCTGATCATAGAGTGATCTATGGAGCTGATGGAGCTTCATTCTTAAAAGACTTGGCTTCCCTAATTGAAGATGAGCCAGAGACTCTTGTCTCCTAA
- a CDS encoding YlqD family protein has protein sequence METKNSISIKRSIAIKAVVTPTWKEDAEKELSKAISNIDQQLSQLEQEGQQIVNNIRSQSVNPLDPRVQEQVSQVQQQVAAKRNEIEEQKRNLLQQQSQVRELKMDEIVDQGQVDSFCDVTVGDNLIEKMQVSITVKDGVIQSIDNN, from the coding sequence ATGGAAACAAAAAACTCAATATCTATAAAGCGCTCAATAGCTATTAAAGCTGTAGTTACACCAACTTGGAAGGAAGATGCTGAAAAAGAATTAAGTAAAGCAATTTCAAACATTGATCAGCAATTGTCGCAACTGGAGCAAGAGGGGCAGCAAATAGTAAATAATATTAGATCCCAATCGGTTAATCCCCTAGATCCAAGAGTTCAAGAACAGGTTAGTCAAGTGCAACAACAAGTCGCAGCAAAACGAAATGAAATTGAAGAACAAAAAAGAAATCTTCTTCAACAACAGAGTCAAGTTCGCGAATTAAAAATGGACGAAATTGTTGATCAAGGGCAAGTGGATAGTTTCTGTGATGTCACTGTGGGAGACAATCTTATTGAAAAAATGCAAGTATCGATTACGGTTAAGGATGGAGTTATTCAATCTATAGATAATAATTAA
- a CDS encoding AMP-binding protein yields MGDLAYWPAAKPLSKKNTFAKNRDFIKNLDHIDQIWEKLKIKCGDTLAVCDLRGKYKEKFSYSELADLITKVSFSFENYGLKKGDVVTVISENSPRWLAVDQGLMRLGAINAVRGINSPSVELDYIIGHSNSVGLIVQSKEIWLKLNNKEELKKRLKFIINLEDEQFESLISWSTFISSVKKENSQNNNLEKFNPEIDDVATILYTSGTTGKPKGVPLTHANFLHQIINLAYIADPEPGTSVLSVLPIWHSYERSAEYFFFSCGCSQYYTIPKFLKDDITQIKPVVMATVPRLWEAIHDGFFQALKKMPSKKQKLIKFLISNSSVFKRSLRKIRNIDINQITFKSKIPLLGSVISRYPLHKLSTICLWPNILRQLCGEKLKFPINGGGALPEHVDLFFESLGVDVLVGYGLTETSPVLTCRRRELNVRGSSGQPLSFTEIKIVNDDKKKILKFREVGKILVRGPQVMKGYLNNEIATNDVLSKDGWFDTGDLGFLIPNGSLFITGRAKDTIVLSSGENIEPNPLETEILSSEFINQIQLVGQDKKCLTALVVPNVELVKSKFLEEDLSKLNLNKKIGTFFKSQINNLLKSRLGARSEEQILDCYFVDAFTLENGLLTQTLKQKRKEIEKKYSLQIENMYENKFSKKI; encoded by the coding sequence ATGGGTGATTTAGCGTATTGGCCTGCAGCCAAACCTCTTTCTAAAAAAAATACATTTGCCAAAAATAGAGATTTTATTAAGAACCTTGATCATATAGATCAAATTTGGGAAAAATTAAAAATTAAATGTGGTGATACTTTAGCTGTTTGCGATTTAAGAGGGAAATACAAAGAAAAATTTTCTTATTCTGAGCTAGCTGATTTAATAACAAAAGTCTCTTTTTCTTTCGAAAATTATGGTTTAAAAAAGGGGGATGTAGTTACTGTAATATCTGAAAATTCTCCAAGATGGCTAGCAGTAGATCAAGGCTTAATGCGTTTAGGAGCTATAAATGCAGTGAGAGGTATTAATTCTCCTTCAGTAGAATTAGACTATATTATTGGGCATTCTAATTCAGTAGGACTAATAGTTCAATCTAAGGAAATTTGGCTAAAGTTAAACAACAAAGAAGAATTAAAAAAAAGACTCAAATTTATAATCAATTTAGAAGATGAACAATTTGAAAGTTTAATAAGTTGGAGTACATTCATAAGTTCAGTAAAAAAAGAAAATTCACAAAATAATAATCTTGAAAAATTTAATCCAGAAATTGATGACGTCGCTACTATTCTTTACACTTCTGGGACGACTGGAAAACCTAAAGGTGTGCCTTTGACTCATGCAAATTTTTTACATCAAATAATCAATTTAGCCTATATCGCTGATCCAGAACCAGGGACCTCTGTATTAAGCGTTTTGCCTATCTGGCATTCTTATGAGAGAAGTGCTGAATACTTCTTTTTTTCATGCGGTTGTTCTCAATACTATACAATTCCAAAATTTCTTAAAGATGATATTACACAAATAAAACCTGTTGTCATGGCTACTGTACCGAGACTATGGGAAGCAATACATGATGGTTTTTTTCAGGCTTTGAAAAAAATGCCTTCCAAAAAGCAAAAACTTATTAAGTTTTTAATAAGTAATAGTTCGGTTTTTAAAAGAAGTCTTAGAAAGATAAGAAATATAGATATAAATCAAATCACTTTTAAATCAAAAATCCCCTTACTGGGTTCTGTTATTAGCCGATACCCTTTACATAAATTGTCTACTATTTGTTTATGGCCGAATATTCTTAGACAACTATGCGGAGAAAAACTGAAATTCCCTATTAATGGTGGAGGTGCATTGCCAGAACATGTAGATCTTTTTTTTGAATCTTTAGGTGTAGATGTTTTGGTGGGATATGGACTCACAGAAACTAGTCCAGTATTAACTTGTAGGAGAAGAGAATTAAATGTTAGAGGATCATCTGGGCAGCCTCTTTCATTTACTGAAATCAAAATAGTGAATGATGATAAAAAAAAGATTCTGAAGTTCAGAGAAGTCGGAAAAATTCTTGTTAGGGGGCCGCAAGTAATGAAAGGTTATCTTAATAATGAAATAGCTACAAATGATGTTTTATCCAAGGATGGTTGGTTTGATACTGGTGATTTAGGTTTTCTAATACCAAATGGTTCTCTCTTTATAACCGGAAGAGCCAAGGATACAATAGTGCTATCAAGTGGTGAAAATATAGAACCGAATCCCCTAGAGACTGAAATTCTTAGTTCTGAATTTATTAATCAGATTCAATTAGTAGGACAAGATAAGAAATGTTTAACAGCTCTCGTAGTTCCTAATGTCGAATTGGTTAAAAGCAAGTTTTTGGAAGAAGACCTTTCAAAATTAAACCTGAATAAGAAAATTGGTACATTTTTCAAATCACAAATTAATAATTTGCTTAAAAGTCGATTAGGAGCAAGATCAGAAGAACAAATATTAGATTGTTATTTTGTTGATGCCTTTACTCTAGAAAATGGGTTATTAACACAAACTCTTAAACAAAAAAGAAAAGAAATAGAAAAAAAGTATTCATTACAAATAGAAAATATGTATGAAAACAAATTTAGTAAGAAAATTTGA
- the lipB gene encoding lipoyl(octanoyl) transferase LipB produces the protein MDNRTAIIKQPDNISCFNDVYKLQKEYQEALILDNSNPDFIWIGEHQLCYTLGRGSNYDNLLFSLNDAKYDVFKIDRGGEVTCHMPGQLVTYLVLDLKNFKKDLNWYLRKIEEIIIKILGAFNINCHSRKGFTGVWIGNKKIASIGIGCKRWITINGFSINIDCELENFNKIVPCGIENCLMANMIDYNKNLNIQEVKRIVKKTIEEEFNFDFISK, from the coding sequence ATGGATAATAGAACAGCAATAATTAAACAACCTGATAATATTTCTTGTTTTAATGATGTTTATAAATTACAAAAAGAATATCAGGAGGCATTGATTTTAGATAATTCTAACCCTGATTTTATTTGGATAGGGGAGCATCAACTCTGTTATACATTGGGGAGAGGATCTAATTACGATAATTTACTATTTTCGCTAAATGATGCTAAATATGATGTTTTTAAGATTGATAGAGGTGGTGAGGTAACTTGTCATATGCCAGGACAATTAGTAACTTATTTGGTTTTAGATTTGAAAAATTTTAAAAAAGATTTAAATTGGTACTTAAGAAAAATTGAAGAAATTATTATAAAAATCCTTGGCGCTTTTAATATAAATTGTCACTCTAGAAAAGGGTTTACTGGTGTTTGGATAGGAAATAAGAAAATCGCATCAATTGGAATTGGGTGTAAAAGATGGATTACGATAAATGGATTTTCAATCAATATTGACTGCGAATTAGAAAACTTTAATAAGATTGTTCCTTGCGGAATAGAAAATTGTCTTATGGCAAATATGATTGATTACAACAAAAATTTAAATATTCAAGAAGTCAAGAGAATTGTTAAAAAAACCATCGAGGAAGAATTTAATTTTGATTTTATATCAAAATAG
- the hpf gene encoding ribosome hibernation-promoting factor, HPF/YfiA family, which yields MKILIHGKNLELTGALKEYTEAKIEKATHHYKDIVKEADIHLSIEKNPRVSFQTAEVTIFANGTVIRAEEKTENLYSSIDLVSNKLCRKLRKYKERNNKTFHNKQFKNKDSLPIESMESNFLDKAFFKEGTEASLPEPSIKNKYFEMTPISTDEARKQLDLIDHDFYVFRNKKNNELQVIYKRNHGGYGLIQSK from the coding sequence ATGAAAATTTTAATCCATGGAAAGAATCTTGAGCTTACTGGAGCATTAAAAGAATATACTGAGGCAAAGATAGAAAAAGCAACACATCACTATAAGGATATCGTTAAAGAAGCTGACATACACCTTTCAATTGAAAAGAATCCAAGAGTCTCGTTCCAAACTGCAGAAGTTACTATTTTTGCAAATGGTACCGTAATTAGAGCTGAAGAAAAAACTGAAAATCTATACTCAAGCATTGATTTAGTTTCAAATAAACTTTGTAGAAAATTACGCAAATACAAAGAAAGAAACAATAAAACATTTCATAATAAACAATTTAAAAATAAAGATTCTTTACCAATTGAAAGTATGGAATCAAATTTTTTAGATAAAGCTTTTTTTAAAGAAGGAACTGAAGCAAGTCTGCCTGAGCCATCTATAAAAAATAAATACTTTGAAATGACTCCAATTTCAACAGACGAAGCAAGAAAACAATTAGATCTAATTGATCATGATTTTTATGTTTTTCGAAACAAGAAAAATAATGAACTTCAAGTTATATATAAAAGGAATCATGGAGGTTATGGATTGATTCAATCTAAATAA